tatttttttcaaatcgtCCCCCTTTCAAAGTGTGTTTATTAGTTAAATAGTTATAGTTAGTTATAGTTATAGTTGACAATTAATTACCAGAAAAAACTGGCAAAACTGGTATGTTAGAACATTTGTTAGCTATTTTCGAACACTCCCTTCCCATAGATGGAGAAACTTGCAGGCTTCACGGCATCTTGCAGACAGTGCCGCGTTTTTATCTGTCTGTGAAAAAAGTTACTTGGAGCActtttaaaggcggggtgtccgatttccgaatagcgcttgtttagacaaagtcaagccgagtaccaaaacaaccttgtagccaatcagcagtgcacagtgcacaggatggacattagtcgagctgagcgctgacgaaagagaaagatgggggtaggggtgtgtctgttttggtgatttgaacatcaacagaaatcggacaccccgcctttaattgCTTGTAAATTGGTTCTTTTGCATGTAACTGGATTCAGAGTTTGTAATTGTCACATAAATTTCTCTTTATTGTAACAAAAAACATACCGTAAGCCATTTCTTTAAAGTTTAAATAgccttttttgtttaataatacaataagtgTACGTCTAGTACAGACTTTACAGACATGTCTGTTGTTTTTACGATTATTATTGTATGAAGTTGCAAATCTATTAATGACATGATCTTTGAAAACTGGATGAATGTTTGAATGTTTCGCACGTCTCTGTGTGGGTCATACTGTCTGTTGTAATGCTTATTATTCTTACAAATTCTCACTTACTAATACAATTAATAGTACGTTATTGTATTGGTATCTTACCCAAGTATTGTGCCAATGTGAATTGCGGTTTTGATGGAAGTGGGCAGGActtgatttgttttctttttctgttctcAGGGATACCCGTGCAGCAGTGATCAGGAATGCATGGTGGGAAGTTATTGCCACAGCCCTCAACACGGCCCATCTCGGTGCCTCACCTGTCGCAGGAGGAAGAAGCGTTGTCACAGAGATAGCATGTGTTGCCCTGGCAACCGCTGCAGTAACTGTACGTACCTAAGAAGTCACCTGGCTTAACAAAAGATTGATTTTCCATCGAAAGTTCTCATGCTAACTTCAGCCATTTTTCTTCAGATATCTGTATCCCCGTTTCGGAGAGCGTTCTGTCCTCTCATAAATCGCACTTGGAGGAGCATAACAAGCTTTCTGTCAAAGACAAAAGCTGGAGGAGGAATGGAAAGGCCAAGATCTCGCTTAAAGGTGAGGGTCTGCCAACATCACAGTCTGTAAAGCAGAACTAAAGAAAAAGCCAAACGTTGACAAGGTTTATTTAGAGGTTATGCTGGAGAGCGGCTGGTCTCGCTTTGCCAGATGCTAGATTTGAGGAACACAGTCCAATCAAGGTTTTGATTGACATGTCGAGTAACCAACcactgttcttgttttgtgaACTAGCTAAGGCGACCATTGTAAATggattaacacaaaataaaatcgaATTCAACCTGAAAGAATCAGACAATCTTTTTAATCATTGCTGTCCATGAATGTCCAAAAGTAAACGCTTGTTATTTCCTGAAAACAAAATGAACGCTGGTTGTCTAGTACACGGTTGTCTAGTTTACTTGGTTTTGGCTCAAAAAGACATTCTCGTTCATAGACATTTAACAACCATGTTTGTGATGAGTTGATTTGTTGGATTTACTGGATGTGGTTATTCATGGCTTAAAATACAGTGGCATTCATTTTTTCTCTGTGATAAAGCTTTGGATACCACCTCTGCAATGATTATAAGTATTAACACTTCCCCTTTAATCCCTAGGTCACGAGGGCGATCCTTGTCTGCGATCCTCCGACTGCTCCGAAGGCCACTGCTGCGCCCGTCACTTCTGGACGAAAATCTGCAAGCCGGTGCTGCGTCAGGGCGAGGTGTGCACGAAGCAACGCAAGAAGGGCTCGCACGGCCTTGAGATCTTCCAGCGCTGCGACTGCGCCAAGGGCCTGGCCTGCAAGGTGTGGAAGGACGCCACTTCCTTC
This sequence is a window from Triplophysa rosa linkage group LG4, Trosa_1v2, whole genome shotgun sequence. Protein-coding genes within it:
- the dkk2 gene encoding dickkopf-related protein 2, which encodes MLSVTRSRCGWMLTLVIAAMRMGDGTEAQGNAIKSLEPLTATANRTSASYSAIPRKDNMRAQGYPCSSDQECMVGSYCHSPQHGPSRCLTCRRRKKRCHRDSMCCPGNRCSNYICIPVSESVLSSHKSHLEEHNKLSVKDKSWRRNGKAKISLKGHEGDPCLRSSDCSEGHCCARHFWTKICKPVLRQGEVCTKQRKKGSHGLEIFQRCDCAKGLACKVWKDATSFSRSRLHVCQMI